One window of the Balaenoptera ricei isolate mBalRic1 chromosome X, mBalRic1.hap2, whole genome shotgun sequence genome contains the following:
- the LOC132357932 gene encoding LOW QUALITY PROTEIN: myb/SANT-like DNA-binding domain-containing protein 7 (The sequence of the model RefSeq protein was modified relative to this genomic sequence to represent the inferred CDS: inserted 1 base in 1 codon), translating to MDEARGLRSIRGLLEKIWRDMMKAQLRQSSEEDGSDVERYDQKLEFLVTRWAAKERILKDRHLAAQEPPPAGLPSHSDTATSNRRAGIRWSRQETRKLLSILGEAEYIQRLQTVHHNADAYQTASKRMQQEGFRPTKRQCRSKFKVLKALYLKAYVAHATSMGDPPHCPFYDTLDQLLRNQIVTDADKLTEEAAWAQHCDQNLXAPNTPGEEGASVLGAERTQAADHQPTLKTVKESDEDCQLRISDQMRETSDPEDSWGESSGAGCSQGTPSYSSSHHFFRGAAAPCQGSPVTRLGVSGEPSPCTSSGRNTPGVASAQRPPVSSSRVPFVSGGDGPLTSEAPPRWARRRRQSVARTIAAELAENRRLARELSKREEEKLDRLIAIGEEASAQQDPANELRRDAVVVVRRSATAVEEATGAFQLGLEKLLQRLISNTKSYLITQGCISFSGRGPGPTAAFWYPGSFSVSSEKEWMDH from the exons ATGGATGAGGCTAGAGGCCTGAGATCTATTAGGGGACTGCTGGAGAAAATCTGGAGAGACATGATGAAGGCTCAGCTAAGACAGAGCAGTGAAGAAGACGGGAGTGATGTTGAGAGATATGACCAGAAATTAGAGTTCTTGGTGACCAGATGGGCAGCAAAGGAAAGAATTTTGAAGG ATCGGCACCTTGCTGCCCAGGAGCCTCCTCCAGCTGGCCTTCCTTCCCACTCCGACACGGCCACTTCTAATCGCAGGGCGGGCATCCGGTGGTCCAGACAGGAGACACGGAAGCTTCTCTCCATACTAGGTGAGGCAGAGTATATTCAGCGGCTCCAGACCGTGCATCACAATGCAGATGCCTACCAGACTGCGTCTAAGCGGATGCAGCAGGAAGGCTTCCGCCCCACCAAGCGTCAGTGCCGCTCCAAGTTCAAGGTCCTGAAGGCATTATATTTAAAGGCCTATGTGGCCCACGCCACAAGTATGGGTGATCCACCACACTGTCCCTTTTATGATACGTTGGATCAGCTTCTCCGAAATCAGATAGTGACTGACGCAGACAAGTTAACAGAGGAGGCTGCGTGGGCCCAGCACTGTGATCAGAACT CGGCCCCCAACACCCCAGGGGAAGAGGGAGCCAGCGTTCTGGGAGCAGAACGGACTCAGGCAGCAGATCACCAGCCCACCTTGAAAACAGTTAAGGAATCAGATGAGGATTGTCAACTGAGGATCAGTGACCAGATGAGAGAAACCAGTGACCCTGAGGACTCCTGGGGTGAATCCTCGGGTGCAGGGTGCTCTCAAGGGACCCCCAGCTACAGCAGCTCCCACCACTTTTTCAGAGGTGCAGCTGCTCCCTGTCAGGGCAGCCCCGTGACCAGACTGGGAGTGTCTGGTGAGCCCAGCCCCTGCACCAGCTCCGGCCGAAACACTCCCGGGGTGGCCTCGGCACAGCGGCCTCCAGTCTCCTCCTCCAGAGTTCCTTTTGTTTCTGGTGGGGATGGGCCTTTGACCAGTGAGGCCCCTCCCAGGTGGGCGAGGCGAAGAAGGCAGTCAGTGGCCAGGACTATCGCAGCTGAGTTGGCAGAAAACAGGAGATTGGCACGAGAACTTTCAAAGCGGGAGGAAGAAAAATTGGACCGGCTGATTGCCATTGGCGAGGAGGCCAGCGCTCAGCAGGACCCCGCCAACGAGCTGCGCAGGGATGCCGTGGTCGTGGTCAGACGCTCGGCCACAGCGGTAGAAGAGGCAACCGGTGCTTTTCAGCTAGGGCTTGAAAAGTTGCTTCAGAGGTTAATTTCAAACACCAAAAGTTATCTGATCACACAAGGGTGTATTTCCTTCTCTGGCAGAGGCCCGGGTCCAACAGCTGCCTTCTGGTACCCTGGCTCCTTTTCCGTGTCCTCAGAAAAAGAGTGGATGGACCATTAA